In Candidatus Pantoea floridensis, the genomic window GCACTGACTGCCAATTGCAGTTTACTCACCACATTTCGGAAAAACAAAAAGGGTAAATAACTGGCGGTTATAAATAGTGGTGCAGGTGCCCCGCCAAACCCACTTTGTCCGCGCATGCCAAAAATCAGGCTAAATACGCTAATCATCAGCAATGGATCCAATAAGGCCCACGCATACCCTAGTCGGTAGCTGCCAAAGCGGGTTTTCAATTCACGGATAAGCAGGCCAAAGGTGACATCGCGTAGCACCTGAAACGAGCTGCGCGGTATTTGGTTAAGAACGGGTTTAAACATAGAAAATTATGACCTTATGGTAGCCTCACCTGCAGGCGAGGCTACCTTGGGGATTATCTCAGGATAACGTTCGAAGCCACGGCAACTTGATAGATGATTTGGGTAATGTCCTTGATTGACTGCAGGGTTTTGCTATCAACTTTCGGCATGACCAGAATCTGATCGCCCGGCATCACATCGCCTTTGCCCATAAACTCCATTAGCCCGTTGGCATGAATAACCGCAATACGTTGGTCATTGGCGCGCTCAGTAAAGCCACCTGCCCAGGCTACATAGTCATCGAGGCTGGCATGTGGGTTAAAGACCACGGCCTGCGGCACCATAACTTCGCCACCCACCTGAATCAGGTCAGTTTTATACGGGATAACAATCTGATCGCCTTGCTCCAGCTGGATATTGGCAATCACACCTTTATCGGCGACCACCACTTTACCTAATGGCTGAACTTTGCGTGCTTTCTCCACAAACTTCATCACCAGTTCAGCTTCTTTGGCGCGAATAGAGGCTTCTCCATCCGAGCTGGCAGGAGCCGTAAATACGCTGCGTTCCAGGCGGTTCAGCGACTCATCCAGCATCTCTTTTTGCCGCGCCGCCACGCTTTTACGCATGACATAAATGGAGCCGTAATCTGCCAGGTTAGGATCAATCGGAATGTGATTTAGAAGGTCATGTAGTCGGGTTTCTCTGCGCACGGTGAAGAAAGAAGGCCCCTGATAACTGCCCGAAACCTGCACATCGTAAACCTGGGCATGCATATCATCGTTAAACAGGACTTTGTCACCGTCGTTAAGCTGGATGTGAGCAAAATCTTTGTATGGAAGATATACCGAGAAAGGTCCGGAAGAGCGGGTACCAATAACACCCACGTGACTGACTTTTGCCAGAGGGAGCGCATAGTCGATGAGCTCCGAGCCCAGCGTGTCATTTTCCTTCAACTCAAAACGGAAGGGATTACGCACTTTCCCCGCGACATTGATCATCGGACCTTGCGGTTCCACGAGGATGACGTCCTGATCTTTCAGCGAAAGTTTAGGCATCTTACCTTGCTGCATAAACTCGTAGAGATCTATCTGGCGAATAACCCGGTTATGACGGATGACTTTAATCTGACGATAGCTCCCACGATCGGGATCAATACCACCGGCGCGTTTCAGGTAATAAAGAACGCTGTCCGATGATTGTCCTGCATATTGCCCAGGACGGATCACTGGACCAGTAACAAATACGCTGACTGGGGTGGCTGTTAATAAATTGACGTAAACGCTAATATTATTGGTGAAAACATCGCTAATATGGCTACTGACCAAATTATTAACTTTGCTGGCCGCCACGTTCTGCACATTAATTGGGCCGACATCAGGAATGAAAATATTCCCCTGGTTATCAACCGTGACGACATTGGAGAAGTTCACTGCGCCCCAAATCCATATATTCAGTTTATCTCCTGGCGCGATGAGATAATTGTCATTCAATCCGTCGCTGCGCTCGGTTTCATAACCACCGGCAAACAAGTTTGCACCATAAGGTGGCGGCAAGCCTGATTCAGATTGTGGCAGAAGTTTTCTTACGTCTGTTTCACCCGGTAATAGCATGCCCTGACGGTTTTGCTGAGCAAACGTACCGGCTCCCGGTACAGCATTAGTCTGGCCACCCAACGTAGCCTGGCCGCCGAGCTGTGTACGCCCGCTGTCGGCTGCATTAGCGGGGGCATTCATGCCAAACGTGGGTACCTGATCCGACGTGTCGGCAGCGTGCGTTACAAAGGAGCTGCAAGCGGCGCACATTAGCAGCAGCAGGGCGGTTAATTGACGAAACTTGGTTTTTTTCACAACATTTATCATCGATTTATTACTCAGCGATCAGGTTTCTGACAGACGCCTGTTCCAGTTGTGGGATCAGATACCAGCGATCAGCGCTCTTACACGCGGTACGTTGGGACTGATTGCGGTTACTGTTGACTAACAACTCAACGCAATCCTGTCCGAGGGCGGAAACATAACGCTGGCCTAACGTAAAGGTGGCGCCATTGGCGCTCAGGGCAGCTCCCTGCGGCAGCGTATTCAGTGATTGCTGGAGATTTTCCGGCATAGCCTGGAGATGAGTGACATCGGACTTATTGACCAGCGGACGTGATGCATCGACCTGCTTGGGCGAATAGGCGCAGCCAGCAAGAGGCAGAGCGAGCAGCATCACCATAAAGCGAATAGTTTTGTTCATTTGCAAATAGTTTCCATGTACTTAAAACCTGACGTGTAAATATTGAAAAACCAATGCGGCATGGCATGAACAAAATATTCATGATGAGTAATGAAAAGAAGTAATTAACCGCATTTGAAAAAAGGCTTAGAAGAGAAAATGATAATCGACATCATGAGTAAAAAAGAGTGGGTGCACATTAGCCTTATGCGCCTCGAATCATTTTTTAACTAAGCGCCCCCAATAGAGTGGGGTGGAAATTGGTACGCTACCGCCCCAGGCTTTACAGCTACCTGTGCACTGGAACATTTCAAGTTCATTAGATAAAGCTATTTTCTGAGATGGGCTCCATGCTCAAAAAACAGCCGTATTATACGTGTCTTAAAATTATTGAATTTGCGTAAGAGCTGACAGAGTTGTAAGCATTTCGGTAACTAGAGGAGCGCGTGCGGAAAAGGGATTTTAAGTAGAGAGGAGTAACTTGCTGAAATGAAGCTTGATTATTTAATCAGCATCTTCAGGAATTATCATTCGCGCGCCCGAAAATGCACGTTTATCGGCTAATTGAAGCTGCTAAATGAAAATACGTCTATAGTCCGGTTTAAGATGACGGATAATTAAATTAATTGAAATTATCTTGTCCATTATCAATATTTCTTAGTGGCTATTTTGTTAATCGGCGTTGCAAGCGTCGATTGCAGGGCGAGGCAATCTTCGCGATAATCGCGCTTAACACATCCCTTCCTCGTCGGGCTAACGACGCGGAGGGGATTTTTTTCATCTATATCCGCCATACTTCATGCTGTAGGCGCGTTGGCTGCTCTCGTTCATCCCAATCACTTACCTAAGTAAGTTCATCGGGATTCGCTCGTTTGCCGCCGTCCTGCAACATGAAGTATTGAGGGTATTAAACCTAGCCTTTATAAGGAAGAGGACGATTTATGTATAACACCCTGGGCAATCAGTACGATAATTCCCTGGTTTCCAACGCCTTTGGTTTCATGCGTTTCCCGGTTAACTTCCAGCCTTACGACAGCGACGCCGAGTGGGTGATCACCGGTGTACCTTTCGATGCGGCAACATCAGGCCGTCCGGGCAGCCGTTTAGGACCCGGCGCCATCCGTCAGATCTCCACCAACCTGGCATGGGAAGGCTGCCGCTGGCCGTGGGATTTCGATTTGCGTCAGCGTCTGAATGTCGTCGATTGCGGCGATCTGGTTTATGCCTTCGGCGATTCGCAGGATCTGTCAGATAAACTGCAGGCGCACGCTGAGAAGCTGCTGGCGAACGGCAAGCGCATGCTGACCTTCGGTGGTGATCATTACGTGACGCTGCCGCTGCTGCGCGCGCACGCTAAGCACTTTGGCAAAATGGCGCTGGTGCACTTTGATGCGCATACCGATACCTATTCCAACGGTCCAACCTTCGATCACGGCACTATGTTCTTCACCGCGCCGAAAGAGGGCCTGATCGATCCACAGCACTCTGTGCAAATTGGTATCCGTACTGAGTTCGATAAGAGCCTCGGTTTTAACGTGCTGGATGCGGCGCAGGTCAACGATCGCAGCGTTGACGATATTCTGGCGGAAGTGAAGCGCACCGTTGGCGATCTGCCGGTGTATCTGACTTTTGATATCGATTGCCTCGATCCTGCACACGCGCCGGGCACCGGTACGCCAGTGATTGGCGGCCTGACCAGCGACAAAGCTACCAAGCTGATTCGTGGTTTGCAGGGCATGAATATTGTCGGTATGGATCTGGTGGAAGTGGCGCCGGGCTACGATCACGCGGATCTGACTTCGCTGGCGGCGGCGACGTTGGCACTCGATATGCTGCACGTACAGGCGGCGAATAAAGGTTAATCCTTGCGCTTGCGGCTACACTTACTGGCAGTCAATTAATCTGCGGAGGCAACGATGGGCTTACTTGATGATTTAGTTGGATCGCTGAGAAATAACAACGGAAGCGGGCAGGGCAATCAGCTCCAGCAGCTTATGGCTATCTGGAACTGGGTGCAGGAGCAGGGCGGCGTTGAAGTGTTGCTGCAAAAGTTCCAGCAGGGCGGCCTGGGGCAGGTGCTGAATACCTGGATTGGCAGCGGTAACAATCAACCGGTTAATAGCGGCGAGATTCAAAATGCGCTCGGCCAGGATCAGTTGCAGTCGCTGGCGGATAAGCTGGGTACCGATGTGAATGGTGCATCCGGCACGCTGGCGGCGCTGCTGCCGCAGGTAATTGATAAGCTGTCGCCGCAGGGACACATCGATACGTCCAGTACGCAGGATTTGGGCGCGATGGTGGACGGCTTGTTTAAGCGCTGAGTTTTGCCTGGTTGGCATGAATGCCAACCCTACGTGTTAAGGAGCGCTTTGATGCGCTCCTTTTTTATGCACATTACTTACCCGATGCAATCCGGTCACGAATATGTTGCGCGCGGGCTGCAGAATCAGGATGCGAATCAAACATTGTGCTCTGATGACCCTGTTCCAGCTTCGACAGTTTCTCAAAACTGGTTGCTAAGCCGAGTGGATTAATGCCACGCTTTTTCAGCAAATCGTAAGAGTAATCATCAGCTTGAGACTCCTGGGTTTGCGAGAATTGTGCATTCACTAATTTCTCACCCATTTCACCCAGTTCCGACTGCGATAGCGAGCCAATCACGCCGCCAACCGATGCCGCCGCGCTGCGCGTTGCCGTGGTGGTGAGCGCAACCTGCATCGCTTTGCGCGTATGGCCAAGCGCCACGTGGCCCATTTCATGGCCGAGTACGCCTTCCACTTCGTTGTCGGTCATCATATCCATCAACCCGCTGTAGACGCGGATGCAACCGTTCGCCATCGCCCAGGCATTGACGTCTTTGGTGAGGTACACCTTGTAGTTGGCCGGCACGCCGTTGATGTTGTCGCCCAGCGCGGCAGCGATTTTGTTCAGTCGCTGCTGATATTCACTGTTAGCGGGGGCCAGTTGGTTGTCTTTATCCATCTGCGCACAGGATTGATCGCTTAACGCCTTCACCTGTGAATCGTTCAACGTATAGGCCTGATAGGCCTGTGCGCCAGATTGCAGCAGCGCGTTGTTATCGAATCCCTGGCAACCGCTTAATAGCGAAGCCATGCCCAGAGCGAGAACGGTGGCTCTCATTTTCATATCATCATCCTTTGAGTAACAAGGTAAAGAAAACAAACACCTGAAACAGACACAGGCGTTTAAACGCTTTGGTTATAGCTCGCAAGTTGTTCACTTGCTAGCAGACAAGGCTGGAAATGCAACCGAATCGCCGTGATTTAGCACCCCGATGCATGTACTTTTGCCCTGATTTTCATGTACATTGATGTGCGACTTTTTTCTCGCTTCGCCTTATAACTGATTAATTACAATAAGTTAAGCGTGGCGGAGCATTAATCCGACCTGGAGTAGAAGATGCCCTCTCGTAAAGAGCTTGCCAACGCCATTCGCGCGTTAAGTATGGATGCAGTACAGAAAGCCAATTC contains:
- a CDS encoding polysaccharide biosynthesis/export family protein, with translation MKKTKFRQLTALLLLMCAACSSFVTHAADTSDQVPTFGMNAPANAADSGRTQLGGQATLGGQTNAVPGAGTFAQQNRQGMLLPGETDVRKLLPQSESGLPPPYGANLFAGGYETERSDGLNDNYLIAPGDKLNIWIWGAVNFSNVVTVDNQGNIFIPDVGPINVQNVAASKVNNLVSSHISDVFTNNISVYVNLLTATPVSVFVTGPVIRPGQYAGQSSDSVLYYLKRAGGIDPDRGSYRQIKVIRHNRVIRQIDLYEFMQQGKMPKLSLKDQDVILVEPQGPMINVAGKVRNPFRFELKENDTLGSELIDYALPLAKVSHVGVIGTRSSGPFSVYLPYKDFAHIQLNDGDKVLFNDDMHAQVYDVQVSGSYQGPSFFTVRRETRLHDLLNHIPIDPNLADYGSIYVMRKSVAARQKEMLDESLNRLERSVFTAPASSDGEASIRAKEAELVMKFVEKARKVQPLGKVVVADKGVIANIQLEQGDQIVIPYKTDLIQVGGEVMVPQAVVFNPHASLDDYVAWAGGFTERANDQRIAVIHANGLMEFMGKGDVMPGDQILVMPKVDSKTLQSIKDITQIIYQVAVASNVILR
- the speB gene encoding agmatinase; translated protein: MYNTLGNQYDNSLVSNAFGFMRFPVNFQPYDSDAEWVITGVPFDAATSGRPGSRLGPGAIRQISTNLAWEGCRWPWDFDLRQRLNVVDCGDLVYAFGDSQDLSDKLQAHAEKLLANGKRMLTFGGDHYVTLPLLRAHAKHFGKMALVHFDAHTDTYSNGPTFDHGTMFFTAPKEGLIDPQHSVQIGIRTEFDKSLGFNVLDAAQVNDRSVDDILAEVKRTVGDLPVYLTFDIDCLDPAHAPGTGTPVIGGLTSDKATKLIRGLQGMNIVGMDLVEVAPGYDHADLTSLAAATLALDMLHVQAANKG
- a CDS encoding YidB family protein, with translation MGLLDDLVGSLRNNNGSGQGNQLQQLMAIWNWVQEQGGVEVLLQKFQQGGLGQVLNTWIGSGNNQPVNSGEIQNALGQDQLQSLADKLGTDVNGASGTLAALLPQVIDKLSPQGHIDTSSTQDLGAMVDGLFKR
- a CDS encoding M48 family metallopeptidase, yielding MKMRATVLALGMASLLSGCQGFDNNALLQSGAQAYQAYTLNDSQVKALSDQSCAQMDKDNQLAPANSEYQQRLNKIAAALGDNINGVPANYKVYLTKDVNAWAMANGCIRVYSGLMDMMTDNEVEGVLGHEMGHVALGHTRKAMQVALTTTATRSAAASVGGVIGSLSQSELGEMGEKLVNAQFSQTQESQADDYSYDLLKKRGINPLGLATSFEKLSKLEQGHQSTMFDSHPDSAARAQHIRDRIASGK